The Amycolatopsis endophytica genome includes the window TCCGGATGTCGCCGTCGAGCGCCGAGTACATGAAGGCCGCGCTGGCGGGCGTCGGCGCGCTGATCGCCGGCCGCCACCTGTACGACATCACCCAGGGCTGGGGCGGCAGACACCCGATGGGCGTCCCGGTCGTGGTGGTCACCCACGAACCGCCCGCGGACGGGCCGTCGGACTTCCGCTTCGTGTCCGGCGTCGAGGAGGCGGTGCGGGTGGCGACCGAGCTGGCGGGCGGGAAGAACGTGGTGGTCGCGAGCGCGAAGATCGCCCAGCAGGCGCTGGACGCCGGACTGCTGGACGGCATCCACGTCGACCAGGTGCCGGTCCTGCTCGGCGAAGGTGTGCGCTGGTTCGAGAACCTGGGGAAGGCGCCGGTGCGCCTGGGCAACCCGACCGTCGTCGAGGGCAACGGGGTCACGCACCTGGCCTACGAGGTCACGCGGAGCTGAGGGGCGCGACGCGAGACCCGGTGCACTAGTGCGCATCGGGTCTACCTCAGGGATGGAGTGGGGTTTACCCCCGTTTTCGGTCGGTTTCCTTGCCAGGCTTCGCCTGCCATTCGTACGTTGTACGCATGGCCATCACGCCGATCGAAGTCCTGACCGCGGCCTTCCGCGACGATCCGCTGGCGCACTGGTTGTTCCCTGACGACGAGATGCGCTCGCGGGCCATGCCGTTCGTCTTCGGCGACGCCGTCGAGCGCTCCGCCGCCACCGGCGAGCTGATGGTGGACGGACCGGGCGTCGCGGTCTGGCTGCGGCTGGCGGCCGGTGAGCCGCCGTTCGGCGAA containing:
- a CDS encoding dihydrofolate reductase family protein produces the protein MSKVIANMSMSLDGFIADPGDGIDLLFGWMGNGEVEVPTAVEWATFRMSPSSAEYMKAALAGVGALIAGRHLYDITQGWGGRHPMGVPVVVVTHEPPADGPSDFRFVSGVEEAVRVATELAGGKNVVVASAKIAQQALDAGLLDGIHVDQVPVLLGEGVRWFENLGKAPVRLGNPTVVEGNGVTHLAYEVTRS